TATCACTTTGATAAGGATTACCGACTGACAAATATAAGAATTACTGCTCAAGCTGAGGAAAAAGTTCCTTCTATTTCAGATATATATTTTGCAGCTGTGTTTGTTGAAAATGAGATAAAAGATTTGTTTGGAATAGAATTTGAAAATCTTTTGATTGATTACGAAGGAAAGTTCATGATAACTGAAGAGTTAGAATCTCCTATGCGCAAAAAGCCAGTGGTAAAAGTAAAGAAAGGAGAGTAAGAAAGCTTTGGGGAAGAGAACGATAGTTCCGTTTGGTCCACAGCATCCTGTTTTGCCGGAACCTCTGCAGCTTAGGCTTGTTTTAGAGGACGAAAAAGTTGTTGAAGCGATACCTGCAATAGGTTATGTTCACAGAGGACTTGAAAAGCTTGCTGAGGAAAAGGATATAAACCAGAACATATATGTAGTCGAAAGAGTTTGTGGTATATGCAGTTTTCAACAAGCTTTGGCTTACTGTCAGGGAATTGAAGAGCTAATGGGCATTGAAGTGCCTGACAGAGCAAGGTATTTACGAGTTATTTGGGCAGAACTTCACAGACTTCACAGCCACCATTTGTGGCTTGGGTTATTGGCTGACGCTTTTGGTTTTGAAAGTCTTTTTATGCAATGCTGGAGAAATAGAGAGCTTGTGATGGACCTTATGGAAGCAACAGCAGGTTCAAGAGTTATAATTTCCACAAATATAATTGGTGGGGTTAGAAGAGATATAGATGCTGATAAACAAAAGTTCATTTTAGATAATCTTGCAAAACTGGAAGAGGAGCTAAAGAAGATAGAAGGTTCGTTTTTGAACGATTATACAGTCAAGAAAAGACTTGTAGGTGTAGGTGTTCTGAGCAAACAAGAAGCTTACGAGCTTGGATGCGTTGGACCTATGGCAAGGGCAAGTGGAATTAGTATGGATTTGCGAACCCTTGGATATGCAGCATATGGCGAACTTGACTTTGAACCTGTCGTGGAAAATGACGGGGACTGCTATGCAAGACTTAAAGTAAGACTTCGCGAGTGCTATCAGTCAATTGACCTTATTCGTCAGGCTATATCTAAGATGCCAGAAGGTGAGATTTCAACACCAGTCAAAGGATTTCCAAACGGTGAGGTTATTTCAAGGGTTGAACAGCCACGAGGAGAAGATGTATATTATATAAAGGCAAACGGGACAAAGAATTTAGAAAGGCTTAGAATTAGAACACCAACATTTGCAAATATTCCTGCGCTTGTGAAGATGCTTCAGGGTGTGGATTTTGCAGATGTTCCAATGCTTGTTTTGACAATTGATCCATGTATCTCATGTACTGAAAGGTAAAAAGTTTTTGTAAAGAGGGATGGTAAAATGTTTGGAATGCTCAAAAATGTTCTTGACAACCTATTTTCAAAGCCTGCAACAAGACTTTATCCGAAGGAAAAGAGGCCGTTTTTTAAAGATACAAGAGGAAGCCTTGAGATAGAGATAGAGAAATGTATCTTTTGTGGTATTTGCCAGAGAAAATGTCCTTCAAATGCGATAGTGGTGGATAGAAACTCAAGGACATGGCAGCTAAATCAGTACAAGTGCGTGCTCTGCAATGTATGTGTTGAGTCCTGTCCTAAAAAGTGTTTAATTTCAAAAGAGCAATTTAACGTTCCAACCACTTATAAAGAGTTTTACATCAAAAAGCAGGAAGTAAAAGATGAGGTGCAGCCAAAGGCACAGGCTGCTGCAACTAATGGTTAAATATGAGACTTTGGCTAAAGCTTAAAGCAGAAGTGGAAGGAAAATGGTAAAATGCATGAGTATTTTGTTACACAGCAGCTTGTAAAGATTGCAGAAGATGAGCTGAAAAATATCCACTTTAAAAAGGTTACAAGAATTAAAGTTGTAGTTGGGGAGCTGAGTGGAATTATTGATGAATCGCTGAAATTTTATTTTGACATTCTAACAAAAGGAACAATCTTAGAAGGCGCTCAGCTCAAAATAATTCCCAAAAAGGCTCTTTTGTACTGTCAAAAATGTAGTGAATATTTTGAGAGGACAAAAGATTTTACCTGTCCAAAATGTTTGTCGTTAGGCAAACTTACTGAACATGGTAAGGAATTTTATATTGAGTCTATAGAGGTAGATGATTGAGATGGAGATAAAGGTAATAAAAAATATTTTAGAGCGGAATCAAAACGCAGCCGACAATATAAGAAGGTTAGCAGATGAAAATAAATGGTATATTGTGAATGTGATGGGGTCACCTGGTGCAGGTAAGACATCTTTCATTAAGTGCATGATAGAAAATCTTAAAGACACATTTAACATTGCAGTGATTGAAGGTGATGTTGCATCAACAATTGATGCCGAGCAAATTGCAAGCTATGGAGTTAAAGTTTTGCAGATAAACACAGGTGGTGCTTGCCATTTAGTTGCAGATAGTGTTGCAGAAGCAATAGATACTCTCAAGCCTATGCCCAAAACAGTAATCTTTGTTGAAAACATTGGCAATCTCATCTGTCCATCTTCGTTCGATTTGGGAGAAAACCTGAGAGTTGTTGTATCTTCTGCTGCAGAGGGTGATGACAAGCCATATAAATATCCTATAATGTTTGAAAAAGCTGACGTTGTTGTTCTATCAAAGATTGATGTAATTGATGTCATTGGTTTTGATATGCAAAGATACAAAAAGGGTTTAGAAGCTATAAAAGACAAAGATTTAAAACTGTTTGAGGTATCGTTCAGGACAAAAGAAGGTATGGAAAGACTTACTAATTACTTTTATACTCTTTTAGATCCATATTTCAAAAAGTAGGGGAAAATGCTTATGAAAAGGTACAGATTTATATTTAAAGGGCTTGTGCAAGGGGTCGGTTTTCGACCCTTTATTTATAGTTTCGCAAAAAAATATGAACTTACAGGGTTTGTAAAAAATACTGGTGAAGGCGTTTTGGCAGAGTTTCAGGGAGATATAACTTCAGAGCAAATAACACATTATATTATAACTAACCTTCCCAAAAACGCTATTTTAGAGAAAATAGAGTTTTATGAGATTGAACCGGTTGTAGATGAAAAAGAATTTTGTATTGTTGAAAGTCAAAAAAATAGGATTTCAACAGTCCTGCCATATGACTTAGGGATGTGTGAAAATTGCAAAAGAGAATTTTATGATAAATCTCACAGACACTATCACAACGTATTTATTAGCTGCACAGACTGCGGACCAAGATACACAATTATTGAAGCATTGCCATATGATAGAGAAAATACATCTATGAAGCAATTTAAATTTTGCAGTGATTGCGAAAGGGAGTACTTTACTCCGGACAACAGAAGATTCAATGCACAGTCAACAACCTGCCCAGTATGTGGACCAAGACTTTTTCTTTTTTCATTTGGTGAAAAAAAACATATCCATGGAGAGGCAATTGAACTTTTAGATTTTGTTTCTCAAAAAATTTTAGAGGGATATATAGTCGCAATAAAAGGAATAGGTGGCTTTCACTTGGTGTGTGACCCATACAATGAAACTGTAGTCAAAAGACTATTTGAAAGCAAAAGACGAGAAGGTAAGCCTTTAGCACTTGTTGCCCGGGGCATTGAAGTAGTAAAAAAATACTGCCATGTCAATAAGATGGAAGAAGAGATTTTTTCTTCTCCACGATGTCCTATAATTCTTTTCGAAAAAAAGACTGAGCATTTTTCACATGTAAATAGCAATCTTCACACCCTCGGTATAATGAGGGCGTACACCCCTATTTTGGACTATATCCTGAGCAAAACTGGCAGGGACTTTTTAATTGCAACCTCTGCCAACCTTTCAGGAATTCCAATGATTATTGATGAAAGCGATGCTATTCAAAAACTTGAGGGTATCTGTGACTATGTGCTCTATCATAACAGAAAAATAGTTCGAAGGTGCGATGATAGTGTTGGGTTTGTTGTAAAAGATAAGTTTGTACTGACAAGACCGGGAAGAGGTTTTGCTCCTCTGAGACTAAACCTATCTTTATCACAATTTGTAGAGAAAAATATCTTAGCGTTAGGAGGTCATGAAAAAGCTACAGTTGCTTTAAAAAAAGAGGATGAGGTTATTGTAAGTCAATACTTAGGTGACCTTGACACAAAAGAGTATATAGACTTTTACAAGTCTGCACTAAGTGACCTTCTTTTTCTATACAACTTAGAATATGATTATATTGCCTGTGATTTTCACAAAAACTATTTTACAACCTCCATTGCCGAGGATATTGCCATAAAAGATAACAAAAGAATTGTATATGTTCAGCATCATATAGCCCACGTGTTTTCAGGTATGCTTGAAAATGATTTAGAGAGCTGTATAGGCTTTGCATTTGACGGAACAGGCTTGGGATTGGATGGGAACATATGGGGAAGTGAAGGATTTATAATTAATAAAAGCGATGTAAAAAGGGTATTTCATTTGAAATACTATCCTTTAGTGGGCGGAGAAAAATCTATAAAAGAGCCTGTGAGACTGGCATACTATTTTGCATATGAAATTGATAAAAATTTCGCAGAAGAATATTTTGCTAATTCAGTTTTTCTTTCAAAAATTGTAAAGGCAGCAAGGTTACTGAGTTACCCTCTTTGCTCAAGTTTTGGAAGGATATTTGATGTTGTTGGTGTACTTTTAAGGTGTGGTGAGAAAAATAGTTTTGAAGCACAGATTCCAATGGTTTTAGAAAGTATTGCAGACAAGACCGAAGAGGGGTTTTATGATTTTGTTATGAATTTTGAACATGAAATTGAAATAGATATTGTGTATATACTACAACAAATCATTAATGATATTAAAAGAAAGACTGACAGAAGCTTGATTTCTGCGAAATTTCACAACACCGTTGCAAAAATAGTTGTTGAAGTGGCAAAGAGGTTGAGAGAAAATTATAATAAAGACGTTGTAGTACTATCTGGTGGAGTATTCCAAAACAGGCTTTTGCTTGAAAAGACAGTGTCTATGCTTGAGAAAGAAGGGTTTAAAGTTTATTTTAATTCCTTATTTCCCATAAACGATGGGGGAATTTCAGCTGGACAAGTATATTATACAATCCAATTATTAAAAAATTGTTAAAGGAGTTTTAAAAATATGTGTTTAGGGTATCCTGCAAAAGTGATTGAAATTTTAGAAGATGGTAAGAAAGCTATTGTTGACTATTTAGGTTTAAAGAAAACTGTAAATGTGTCTCTCATAAAAGAGCTTGCTGTTGGTGATTATTTGCTTATTCACTCAGGAGTTGCAATTGAAAAAATAGATGAAAAAGAAGCCGAGGAAATAGAAAAACTTTTTGGTGAGGTAAGAAATGCAAACTCTTGAAAAGGGAAATCCTATTATTAACACAATAAAAAACAATATTGAAAAGATTGGCAGGCAGCTAAGAATAATTGAGGTGTGTGGCACCCATACTGTTTCAATTTACCGAAACGGTTTTCACAGTCTTTTTAAAGGATATATAGATTTTATTTCAGGTCCTGGCTGCCCAGTTTGCGTAACTCATGAAGGGTATATAGATAATCTCATTGAGCTTGCAAAAATGAACTATACTATCTACACTTTTGGAGACCTTATGAAAGTTCCAGGCAAAAGTATGTCTTTAGCTGAGGCAAAAGCAAAAGGCGGCAAAATTAAAATTATGTACTCACCGGTTGATGCTGTTGAGAATATAGCCGAGGATGAAGAAGCAATAATTGCTGCAGTAGGGTTTGAGACCACAGTTCCAGCCTTTGCTCTGAGCCTGGAAAAGGTATTGGAAAAGGATTTGAAAAATGTCAAGTTTGCATGTGAGCTTAAAACCATTGACCAGCCGCTGAAAGTCCTCTTAAAAGATCACATAAAAGTGGATGGACTTATCCTGCCAGGACATGTTGCAACAATTTTGGGTGTTGATGGATTTAAGTTTGTTGAGGAGTTTGAGATTCCTTCTGTTATATCTGGATTTGAAAAGTATGATATTCTGCTTTCTTTGCTGAGTTTAACACAAAGTATCTTAGATAATGATTTTACTGTAAAAAATGAGTACAAAAGAATTGTAAAAAAAGAGGGTAACACAGTTGCAAAAAGGTATATAGAGAGATTTTTTGAAAGAACTGATGCGTATTTTAGAGGACTTGGCTTGATTGAGGGTGGTGGGTTGAGACTTAAAAGTGAGTATTCTTCCTTTTCAGTCCAGCTTAAATATGACTATGAAAGTTTTTCTAATTCTGCGTGCAGATGTGCAGATGTGCTCACAGGCAAATTAAAGCCTTTTGAATGTCCTCTTTTTGAAAAGGTATGCACACCTCAGACACCAAAAGGGGCGTGTATGGTATCACAAGAAGGTTCTTGCAATGCATACTTCAGATTTGGGAAGTGGAAATGATGAGGACTATTCGTAAGGAACATGGCAATGGCGGAAAACAGACATATGAGCTGATTGACAACCTTTTCAAGCCAATATTTGGTTCTGAAATATTGAAAAGCGGTGATGATTCAACAGTATTTTCTTTAAGCGGTATGAAAGTGGGAATATCAACAGATTCATTTGTAGTAAAGCCATATTTTTTTAAAGGAGGAGATATTGGAAAGCTTTCAGTATGTGGTACGGTAAATGACTTAGCTGTTGCAGGACTTGAACCAAAGTATATTACCGTTTCTTTTATAATTGAAGAAGGATTTTCAATAGATGATTTAGAGAAAATTACAAGATCAATAAAGAAATATGCAGATTTGGCAAAGGTTGAAGTTGTTGCAGGGGATACAAAGGTTGTAGAAAAAGGTGCGGCAGATGGGATATTTATAAATACGACTGGATTGGGTGTTGCAAGAGATACCCAAAAAATGCCTTTGATTTCAAGAATAAAAGGTAATCAAGTTGTAATTGTCAGTGGGGATATAGGAAGACATGGAGCATGCATATATTCTCACAATGAAGACCTTGGGTTTGAAGACAGGATAGAATCCGATTGTGGGCTTTTGTTAGATGTAATTTCAGAGCTGATGCAAGAGGTAGATGTTGCGTATATGAAAGACCTTACAAGAGGTGGGCTTGCAACAGCTTTAAATGAGATTGTCCAAAAGTCTGGCTTTGATATAAAAGTTGAGGAAGAAAAAATACCTGTGGCAGATGAGGTAAAAGCTCTGTGCGATATTCTGGGGCTGGATAGTTATTATCTTGCTTGTGAAGGTAGGTTTGTTGCCATAGTAAATGGTGATGAAAAAGAGAAAGCTATTGAGATTTTGAAAAAGTACAACAGGTTTGCATGTGAGATTGGGAAGGTAGAAGAAAGTAGGGAAAAGAGAGTATATCTGTCAACCACCTTTGGCGGTACGAGAATTTTGGACATGCTTTATTATGAAATGTTACCAAGGATTTGCTAAGGAAAATTTGTGACTGAGATGAGGGTGAAAAGAATGTGCATGACGGTACCTTTAAGTTTTGTCAACAGGAAAACAAACATCTTTGTTGGGACGGCGGGAAGCGGCAAAAGTGAGATAGCTCTGAATGTTTCTTTGGAACTTGGGGAGTTTTTCAATGTAAATTTAATTGATGCGGATATAATAAATTTTTATTATAATCTCAGAAGTGTTAAGCATATTATTGAGAATAAAAATATAAATTTTATTTCTACACACTTTGAGGACAAAAGCATAGATCTTCCGGTTCTTTCTGGCAGGGTTTTTGAAGCGCTGAGCAGTTCAAACGGAGTCAACATAATAGATGTAGGTGGAGATGAGCTTGGCAGTAGAGTTGTTGGCCAGTTCAAAGAGTTGCTTGACAAAAAAGGGTACAGTGTTTTTTATGTTGCCAACATATACAGGCCGTTTAATTCAAATGAGGAAGAAATCTTGCAGAACATGCATGAAATTGAGAGTATTCTGGGGATGAACATTACAGCTATTATAAATAATTCTCATCTTCTTTCAGAAACAAAACCAGAAGATATTATAAGAAGCCTCAAAATTATCCAAAACGTAGCTGAAAAAAAAGATATTCCCTATATTCTTACTGTAGTTGAAGAGAATCTATTTGAAGAAGAGCTTTTAGAAGAAATAAAAAAATATTCTCTTGTATATGCCATTAAAAGGTATATAATAAGATAAGAACCCATTTTGGAGGTTGATAAGTTGAGGCTAAAAATCGAATATGATAAGTGCAAAAGTTGTGGACTTTGTGTGGAAATCTGTCCTAAGAAAATCTTGTATATCAACAGAAGCAGAATAAACAAAAAAGGGTATAATCCTGTTGAAGTAAAGGACCAAAACTCATGTATTGGCTGTGGAAGCTGCTATAAAATTTGTCCTGACATAGTGTTTGAGGTAGGTGAGTAAACTTTGAAAATTCTTATGAAAGGTAACGAAGCCATTGCTGAGGCAGCACTGAGGGCTGGCTGTGAATGTTTTTTTGGGTATCCAATCACACCTCAGACAGAACTTTTGCAGTATATGGCTAAAAAGCTTTTAAAAAGTGGCGGTGTTTTTATCCAGGCAGAGAGCGAAGTTGGAGCAATTAACATGGCTTACGGCGCGTCAAGCTGTGGCAAGAGGGTTATGACATCATCATCTGGTCCAGGAATAAGCTTAAAACAAGAGGGTATATCATATTTAGCAGGTGCTCAGCTTCCATGCGTGATTGTAAACATTATGAGAGGTGGACCAGGGCTTGGCAATATAAACGCTGCCCAGTCTGATTATCTTCAGGCTACAAAAGGTGGCGGACATGGAGATTATAAGGTGATTGTGCTTGCTCCATCTTCTGTGCAAGAAGCAGTAGAGCTTACAATGAAGGCATTTGACCTTGCAGACAAGTACCGTAACCCTGTTATGATTTTAGGTGATGGAATGCTTGGACAGATGATGGAGGTTGTTGAGTTCGACGAAAACTATCAACCACAAAAGGTAGAAAAACCATGGGCAGTGACGGGCGAGAGAAATAGAGAAAAAAGAGTGACAAACTCTCTTTATATTGTTCCAGAAGAGCTTGAAAAACATAATTTTAAGCTAAAAGAAAAGTACAAAAAAATAAAGGAAAATGAGGTAATGCTCGAAGAATACTTGGCAGACGATGCAAGGGTTATTTTTGTCTCATTTGGAATGTGTGCAAGGATTGTAAAAAGTGCTGTAAACAGATTAAGACAAGCAGGCGAGAAGGTTGGGCTTGTAAGGCCAATCACCCTTTGGCCATTTCCAGAAAATGAGCTAAAAAGTTATGCATTAAAAGAGGAAGTAGAATTTTTTATTGACATTGAGATGAATTTGGGACAGATGCTTGAGGATGTTAAGCTTTCTGTGGAAGGGAAAAAAACAGTACACTTTTATGGAAGAACAGGTGGCATGGTTCCCACAATTCAAGAAATAATAGACTTTTATTATTCCCTTAAAAAGTAGCAAATGGGGCACACCAAATTTGAGAGGAAGATGATAGAATGAAGTTCAAAAGACCAGAGTGTTTGACAAAAGAGAGTATGCATTACTGTCCGGGGTGTGGACATGGAATCATTCACAGGCTAATTGCTGAGGTTATTGACGAGGATTACAAAGAGAGTAAAATAATAGGTGTTGCACCTGTTGGCTGTGCAGTTTTTATATATGACTATTTTAATTTTGACTTTGTAGCAGCAGCTCATGGGAGAGCCACAGCCGCTGCAACAGGTGTAAAAAGGAGCATTCCAGACGCTCTAGTGTTTTCATATCAAGGTGACGGTGATATTGCGGCAATTGGGACATCTGAGGTCATACATGCAGCAACCCGAGGTGAAAACTTTACAGCTATATTTGTAAACAACGGAGTTTATGCTATGACAGGTGGCCAGATGGCACCGACAACAATTCCTGGGCAGGTTACAGTCTCATCTCCATATGGGCGTGACCCAAAGGTGCAAGGTTATCATATAAAGCTTTGTGAAATGCTTGTGCCACTTGATGGTGTTGCCTTTGTTGCAAGAACATCAATACATAACTTAAAAAATATTGAGTTTACCAAAAAAGCGATAAAAAGAGCTTTTGAAGTTCAGATGAACAATGAAGGTTTTTCTATTATAGAAGTGCTCTCAAACTGCCCTACAAACTGGGGACTTTCACCTTTAGAGAGTATGAAGAGAATAGAAAATGAGGTACTAAAATACTACAGTATAGGAATTTTCAAAGATAAAGGCAGGGGAATTTGAAGATGACAGAGGAGATTTTAATTGCAGGATTTGGTGGTCAGGGTGTTCTTTTTTTAGGACAGGTATTTGCCCATCTTGGAATGAAAAAGGGGTTTAATGTGTCATGGCTTCCGTCGTACGGACCTGAAATGAGGGGTGGGACAGCGAACTGCAGTGTTATAATCTCAAGTGATATGATTGGTTCTCCTGTTGTGTTCAATCCCGATACATTATTTGTTTTAAATAAACCATCGCTTGAAAAATTTGAACCTGCGATAAAAAAAAGTGGGCTTTTACTTGTAAACAGTTCTCTTGTGGATATCTGTGCAAATAGAGATGATATAAATGTTCATTATATTCCGGCAACTGAGATTGCTTCAAGTGTAGGGAATATTCGAGTTGCAAACATTGTAATGTTTGGCGCATATTTGGCAATAAAACAAAACTTTTCAGTTGACGAGGCAAAAGGTGTTTTAAGAGAGTTTTCAAAAACAGAAGAAATTTATAATTTAAACTGTTTGGCTCTTGAAAAGGGCTTTGAAGCAATTGCTGGACGGGGGTAAAATTTGAGGTGAAAAGGTTTATATTAATTGGAATTGTTGTGGTGCTTTTGATAGCAAGCACAGTTCTGGGATATACTCTTTATACCAATGTTACGAAAGTTCTTGATACAGATAGGATTTATAAAGGCATTTATGTTGAGGGTGTTCATTTGGGTGGACTTACCACAGAAGAGGCTCTTGAGCTTTTAAAAAAGACTTATTTTGAGCCACTGCAGAACAAAAAAGTTGAAGTTATAGTTGAAGACAAAAGCTATTTTCTTGAGTATTCTTCTCTTGGAATAAAGATGGATATTGACAAGGCAGTAGAAAAGGCATATTCAATTGGCAGAAAGGGCAATTTTGCAACACGGTTTAAAGAGATAAAAAAGGTTTATGAAAATCCAGTGGTCATAAGACTTAATTTCGAATATGATGAAAACAAACTCAAAAAGTTTGTAGATGAACTTTTTAACACATACTATCAATCGCCTGTTAATGCAAGTATCAAAAAAGTAGGAGACCAGTTTGTTATAACTCCAGAGAGAATAGGGAAAAAACTTGATTATGGCTATCTTTTGAATAAATTGAAAGACATAATTAAAAACAAGCAAGAAGGTAAGGTTTATGTAAGATTTTTAAGAATAACTCCGCGAATCACAGCGAGTGAACTATCAAAAGTAAAAGAAATAATAGGTTCGTTTACCACAAAGTTTGATAGTTCAAATGTTGCAAGAAGCGAAAATATAAGGGTAGCTGCCCAAAAGATAAATGGTAGCTTAGTGATGCCGGGCGAAATATTTTCGCTGTCAAAGGTAATTGGACCTGTAACAGTCGAAAATGGTTTTAAAATTGCAAAAGTTATTGTCAATAATGAGTTTGTAGACGGTGTTGGTGGAGGGCTTTGTCAAATAGCAACCACTATGTACAATGCAGTTTTGATGGCCCAGCTGAAGGTTGTGGAAAGAGCACCACATTCAGCTCTAATTTCGTACGTGCCACCTGGCAGGGATGCAACAATTGCTTCAGGTTCAATAGATTTTAAATTCAAAAATACAACAAATGCGCCTATCTATGTTGAAAGTTATACTTCCAAAAATACTGTGACAGTCAACCTCTATGGCAAAAACAATCATAAGGCTGAAATTGTCAAATTCGAATCGGAAATAATTGAAAGGGTACCTTATAAAAAAGTCTACAAAAATGATCCAACACTTCCTCAAGGAGTAGAAAAGCTTTCCAATAAACCCCAGAATGGCTTAAAGGTAAAAACTTATATGCTTGTTTATAAAGATGGCAGGTTAATAGAAAGAAAGCTTCTGTCCTATGACTATTATAAACCTGTAAATGCTGTGATACTGGTTGGAACAAAAGCAAAAGAGACCGTCTCTTCATCTGTTTATGAGTAAAAGGGAGAGGATAAGAAAATGGACATTTATGAAAAGACATTAGAGTGCCCTGTATGCGGTAGCACAATCAAAGCACCATTTGTAAAAAGTTCAGCAATTTATGTAGAGAGCCGGGATACTGACCTTTGTGTTTACTACAAGGGCGTCAACCCTCTTTTGTATGATGTTATTGTCTGCGGGGAATGTGGTTATGCAGCACTTAGCAAAAATTTTGGGAAACTTACAAAATGGGATGTAGAATCATTAAAAGAAAAGGTTGCTTCAAAGTGGGTAAAAAGAGAAATCCCGTTTGAAAGAACCGTAGATGATGCTATTACATTGTACAAGTTGGCTTTGATTACGGCAACATCTAAAAGAAAAGTTAACAAATATGAGGTTGCAGGAATTCTGTTAAGAATTTCATGGCTCTACAGGCTAAGTCAGGATAAAGAAAAAGAGCTTGAATTTCAAAAACTTGCTCTTCAAACATATAAGGATGCATTTGAACATGAAGAAGGGTCAGCTGATGAAATAGATTTGGCAACGGTCATGTATTTGATAGGTGAGCTTTCAAGACGAGTAGGTGACCTTGACGAGGCAAGAAAATGGTTTTCAAAGCTTATATCCAGCAAAGAAGCACGAAACAATCCTCACATTCTTGAACTTGCAAGAGACCAGATTCAGGTTATGAGAGATATGGAATAAAATACAAGAAAAATTGGTAGAAGAAATATGATATAATCTTTCTATAAAATTTTGAAAACTCAGGAGGCAAAAAATGCCAGAAAGTGATGTCCTGCAAGCTATATTTACAACACTTGAAAAGATTAATGGGCGACTTGATACTATTGAGAAAAGATTAGATAAGATTGAGCAGAGGCTTGACAAAGTAGAAGAAAGACTCGATAAAGTAGAAAAAAGACTTGATATTGTGGAGATGAGATTGAATAAGCTTGAAGAGAGGGTTGCAAAATTTGAAGAAGATGTTCAGGTTATCAAACAGGACATTGTTATATTAAAAGAAAATGACAAAGAGCTAACAAGAAGAATGAACGCTGTATATGACCAGGTTGCATTCTTGACTGAATTTCGAACAGAGATGATTATGTTCAGAGATGAGGTATACAAGAGATTTGATAATTTAGAGCAGCAAACAGGAAGATTAAAAGAAGGGTTTGAATATTTACGTGACATGACAGTTGAGCATGAAATTGATATTCGATTTTTAAAAAGAGTTGTGAGAGCTTCATAGTTTACATAGAAAGTAATTAAAAGCTTGAGAGCTCGAAAGAGGGGAACATTCCCCTCTTTTGTTTTATACTTCCTCATAAAATATTCGAAACTTTATATCCTGGTCATAGTTTCCAAAGTTTCTTCCAAAAAGAGTAACTCCTCCAATGTTCTTTGCGTGATCAGGTACAGCAACTCTGAACCTTATTTCATTTT
The sequence above is drawn from the Caldicellulosiruptor bescii DSM 6725 genome and encodes:
- the hypD gene encoding hydrogenase formation protein HypD — its product is MQTLEKGNPIINTIKNNIEKIGRQLRIIEVCGTHTVSIYRNGFHSLFKGYIDFISGPGCPVCVTHEGYIDNLIELAKMNYTIYTFGDLMKVPGKSMSLAEAKAKGGKIKIMYSPVDAVENIAEDEEAIIAAVGFETTVPAFALSLEKVLEKDLKNVKFACELKTIDQPLKVLLKDHIKVDGLILPGHVATILGVDGFKFVEEFEIPSVISGFEKYDILLSLLSLTQSILDNDFTVKNEYKRIVKKEGNTVAKRYIERFFERTDAYFRGLGLIEGGGLRLKSEYSSFSVQLKYDYESFSNSACRCADVLTGKLKPFECPLFEKVCTPQTPKGACMVSQEGSCNAYFRFGKWK
- the hypE gene encoding hydrogenase expression/formation protein HypE, whose product is MMRTIRKEHGNGGKQTYELIDNLFKPIFGSEILKSGDDSTVFSLSGMKVGISTDSFVVKPYFFKGGDIGKLSVCGTVNDLAVAGLEPKYITVSFIIEEGFSIDDLEKITRSIKKYADLAKVEVVAGDTKVVEKGAADGIFINTTGLGVARDTQKMPLISRIKGNQVVIVSGDIGRHGACIYSHNEDLGFEDRIESDCGLLLDVISELMQEVDVAYMKDLTRGGLATALNEIVQKSGFDIKVEEEKIPVADEVKALCDILGLDSYYLACEGRFVAIVNGDEKEKAIEILKKYNRFACEIGKVEESREKRVYLSTTFGGTRILDMLYYEMLPRIC
- a CDS encoding 4Fe-4S dicluster domain-containing protein, with protein sequence MRLKIEYDKCKSCGLCVEICPKKILYINRSRINKKGYNPVEVKDQNSCIGCGSCYKICPDIVFEVGE
- a CDS encoding 3-methyl-2-oxobutanoate dehydrogenase subunit VorB, producing the protein MKILMKGNEAIAEAALRAGCECFFGYPITPQTELLQYMAKKLLKSGGVFIQAESEVGAINMAYGASSCGKRVMTSSSGPGISLKQEGISYLAGAQLPCVIVNIMRGGPGLGNINAAQSDYLQATKGGGHGDYKVIVLAPSSVQEAVELTMKAFDLADKYRNPVMILGDGMLGQMMEVVEFDENYQPQKVEKPWAVTGERNREKRVTNSLYIVPEELEKHNFKLKEKYKKIKENEVMLEEYLADDARVIFVSFGMCARIVKSAVNRLRQAGEKVGLVRPITLWPFPENELKSYALKEEVEFFIDIEMNLGQMLEDVKLSVEGKKTVHFYGRTGGMVPTIQEIIDFYYSLKK
- a CDS encoding thiamine pyrophosphate-dependent enzyme; its protein translation is MKFKRPECLTKESMHYCPGCGHGIIHRLIAEVIDEDYKESKIIGVAPVGCAVFIYDYFNFDFVAAAHGRATAAATGVKRSIPDALVFSYQGDGDIAAIGTSEVIHAATRGENFTAIFVNNGVYAMTGGQMAPTTIPGQVTVSSPYGRDPKVQGYHIKLCEMLVPLDGVAFVARTSIHNLKNIEFTKKAIKRAFEVQMNNEGFSIIEVLSNCPTNWGLSPLESMKRIENEVLKYYSIGIFKDKGRGI
- a CDS encoding 2-oxoacid:acceptor oxidoreductase family protein; translation: MTEEILIAGFGGQGVLFLGQVFAHLGMKKGFNVSWLPSYGPEMRGGTANCSVIISSDMIGSPVVFNPDTLFVLNKPSLEKFEPAIKKSGLLLVNSSLVDICANRDDINVHYIPATEIASSVGNIRVANIVMFGAYLAIKQNFSVDEAKGVLREFSKTEEIYNLNCLALEKGFEAIAGRG
- a CDS encoding VanW family protein; the protein is MKRFILIGIVVVLLIASTVLGYTLYTNVTKVLDTDRIYKGIYVEGVHLGGLTTEEALELLKKTYFEPLQNKKVEVIVEDKSYFLEYSSLGIKMDIDKAVEKAYSIGRKGNFATRFKEIKKVYENPVVIRLNFEYDENKLKKFVDELFNTYYQSPVNASIKKVGDQFVITPERIGKKLDYGYLLNKLKDIIKNKQEGKVYVRFLRITPRITASELSKVKEIIGSFTTKFDSSNVARSENIRVAAQKINGSLVMPGEIFSLSKVIGPVTVENGFKIAKVIVNNEFVDGVGGGLCQIATTMYNAVLMAQLKVVERAPHSALISYVPPGRDATIASGSIDFKFKNTTNAPIYVESYTSKNTVTVNLYGKNNHKAEIVKFESEIIERVPYKKVYKNDPTLPQGVEKLSNKPQNGLKVKTYMLVYKDGRLIERKLLSYDYYKPVNAVILVGTKAKETVSSSVYE